The following coding sequences are from one Myxosarcina sp. GI1 window:
- a CDS encoding response regulator, with protein MNKRVLIVDDEPEILFVLQRVFEDFAGWKAVTASSGKEGLAKARTEKLDSIILDVSMPEMDGFQFVERLQLDPQTEAIPVVLLTAKVTPGDRAKFAQMKIAGSIAKPFDPTTVWTQVAALLGWTS; from the coding sequence ATGAATAAACGGGTGCTGATTGTCGATGACGAACCAGAAATACTATTTGTTTTGCAAAGAGTTTTTGAAGATTTCGCAGGTTGGAAAGCAGTGACGGCGAGTTCTGGTAAGGAAGGGTTAGCTAAAGCTAGAACCGAAAAACTCGACAGCATTATTCTCGATGTATCGATGCCTGAAATGGATGGATTTCAATTTGTCGAACGTCTCCAGTTAGACCCCCAAACCGAAGCTATTCCAGTCGTTTTGCTAACTGCAAAGGTCACGCCAGGCGATCGCGCCAAATTTGCCCAGATGAAAATTGCTGGGTCAATTGCTAAACCCTTCGATCCGACTACCGTTTGGACTCAAGTTGCAGCACTTTTAGGTTGGACATCATAG
- a CDS encoding response regulator — protein MATKSILLFDFEVGVREVLSHCLKDFGGWKVILATSIPEGLARVNSEPPDAILVDVRLSREAHSLQLLQELKRFSGKYIPIVLITARASWFTQQQLEEIGAIGAIAKPFNPVSLPTQIAKLLNW, from the coding sequence ATGGCGACTAAATCTATTTTACTGTTTGACTTTGAGGTCGGAGTTCGAGAGGTTTTGAGTCACTGTTTGAAGGATTTTGGCGGCTGGAAGGTTATTTTAGCTACTTCTATTCCAGAGGGATTAGCGAGGGTAAACAGCGAGCCACCCGATGCTATCCTGGTAGATGTTCGGCTTTCGAGAGAAGCTCATAGTTTGCAATTGCTTCAAGAACTAAAACGGTTTTCGGGGAAATATATTCCCATCGTTTTGATTACAGCCAGAGCTAGTTGGTTTACCCAACAACAACTAGAAGAAATTGGGGCGATCGGAGCGATCGCCAAACCGTTTAATCCCGTCTCTCTGCCCACTCAAATTGCCAAGCTACTAAATTGGTGA
- a CDS encoding PAS domain S-box protein codes for MKIQRQFLTKISLGILLTIPFLLQLVGAVGLVAYLSNRSGERAVNDLANQLMNQVSVRIVERLELYLATPQQIVELNRVAIAKEKIDVADFAKLEQYFYQQIQIFPSLTTLSFGNVDGEVLGVGRDRHGVVTTPNTITLWDKRGAAPGVRRFYQIDEKRNRLKTIHVTPNFDSRRLLWYKTALKVGKPTWTPVFPALNLPITIISAVTPVYINGELQGVLNSDLLLEDISLFLDSLDFSPSGQTFIVEPTGELIASSTQERLFHRQGKELIRMQSTDSQNLLTRAVAQEAIAKWQDLNRIRASQSFSFLLDKQRQFVQITPYQNSYGLDWLIVTAIPETDFLADIQANNQRTLLLCGLTLLSATVTGIWTSRAIATPIHRLQQAATAITEGQLKRQIQVGGVGEVAQLGIAFERMAQQLDDTFGSLQASEKKFETFLQSIPLGITVFDRDSKAVLLNRAAKEILGRNEILNPLLSAKFSRDLPIYVAGTNRSYPVNKLPAIRALKGESTVLDDLEIEVEGKRIPLEVRTIPIFDEAGDVVYAINVFQDISERRHTEELRAGYEQELKCQVTRQTEAIRQGEALNRAIIEALPDSIIRMHRDGTYLNVKLSNAILKTILPATVGKNDRSILFPQLARKLLKATKEALQSSKAQIDEFPLLDDGRVIWQEARVVPLDKDDVLIVLRDLTERKTAELELLESEERFRSAFENTPIGTAIVSCSGKFLKVNSSLCNIVGYTKSELLTATLHDITALEDRQRVSEIRQQMLADNERVTQREICCVDKFGNTISCLLSLSLVKDSKVRPLYFIAQIQDLSDRDKIDRLKDEFISIVSHELRTPLTAINGSLGLLNTGFYNDKSDTAKELLQIAHNNSERMVCLVNDILDLERLESGKFKLVKEKCDLSTLLHQATESVKILADRDGIELIVNSCSYEILAAPNAIVQTLTNLLTNAIKFSPPGSTIWLTAELITNSFSSLFLKLESKDFEEESKAILFQVKDRGQGIPQNKLLSIFDRFQQVNISDSRDKKGTGLGLAICKSIVEQHGGRIWVESELGIGSTFFFTLPLSNYE; via the coding sequence ATGAAGATTCAGCGGCAATTTTTGACTAAAATTTCCCTGGGAATACTACTGACAATTCCTTTTCTGCTCCAGTTGGTGGGAGCAGTGGGGCTTGTTGCCTATCTATCTAATCGCAGTGGCGAAAGAGCGGTTAATGACCTGGCTAACCAATTAATGAATCAGGTATCGGTGCGGATTGTCGAGCGTCTCGAACTATATTTAGCAACTCCTCAGCAGATAGTAGAACTAAATCGAGTCGCGATAGCCAAGGAAAAAATAGACGTAGCAGATTTTGCCAAACTAGAACAGTATTTTTACCAGCAAATACAAATTTTCCCCTCACTGACTACTCTTAGCTTTGGCAATGTTGACGGAGAAGTTCTAGGAGTCGGTCGCGATCGCCATGGTGTTGTTACTACTCCCAATACTATTACGCTCTGGGATAAGCGAGGAGCCGCACCTGGAGTACGCCGCTTTTACCAAATTGATGAAAAACGAAATCGCCTAAAAACAATACACGTTACGCCCAATTTTGATTCTCGCCGACTTTTATGGTACAAAACTGCTTTAAAAGTTGGCAAACCAACCTGGACTCCAGTTTTTCCCGCTCTAAACTTACCTATTACTATAATTTCTGCGGTAACTCCCGTCTATATAAACGGAGAATTGCAAGGAGTTCTTAATTCGGATTTACTGCTAGAAGATATTAGTTTATTTCTCGATTCTCTAGATTTTTCTCCATCTGGTCAAACGTTTATCGTCGAGCCAACAGGAGAATTAATCGCCAGCTCTACTCAAGAACGACTTTTCCACAGGCAGGGAAAAGAACTAATCCGAATGCAGAGTACAGATAGCCAGAACTTGTTAACTCGCGCCGTAGCTCAAGAAGCGATCGCTAAATGGCAAGACTTAAACCGAATTCGAGCCAGCCAGAGTTTTAGCTTTCTCTTAGACAAGCAGCGTCAGTTCGTGCAAATTACGCCATATCAGAATAGTTATGGACTTGACTGGCTAATAGTAACGGCGATTCCCGAAACAGATTTTTTAGCAGATATCCAGGCAAACAATCAACGGACGTTACTACTTTGCGGGCTAACCTTGCTATCGGCGACAGTTACGGGGATTTGGACATCACGGGCGATCGCTACCCCCATTCACCGCTTACAGCAGGCAGCAACGGCTATTACCGAAGGACAATTAAAGCGACAAATTCAAGTAGGTGGAGTAGGGGAAGTAGCGCAACTGGGTATCGCTTTCGAGCGGATGGCACAGCAACTAGACGATACCTTTGGTTCTCTGCAAGCCAGCGAAAAAAAGTTTGAAACTTTTTTGCAAAGTATCCCTTTGGGAATTACCGTCTTCGATCGCGATAGCAAGGCAGTGTTGCTAAATCGAGCAGCAAAAGAAATTTTAGGACGCAACGAAATACTAAATCCCTTATTATCAGCAAAATTTTCGCGAGATTTGCCTATTTACGTCGCTGGAACTAACCGTAGTTATCCTGTAAATAAATTACCTGCAATCAGGGCATTAAAAGGAGAATCAACTGTATTAGACGATCTCGAAATAGAAGTTGAGGGCAAGCGAATCCCGCTAGAAGTTCGTACTATTCCCATTTTTGATGAAGCTGGCGACGTGGTTTATGCTATTAATGTTTTCCAGGATATTAGCGAACGTCGCCATACAGAAGAACTACGTGCTGGTTACGAACAAGAGTTGAAGTGCCAGGTTACCCGTCAAACCGAAGCCATTCGACAAGGCGAAGCATTAAACCGCGCCATTATCGAAGCACTGCCCGATTCGATAATTCGGATGCATCGTGATGGAACGTATCTTAATGTCAAGCTATCAAATGCCATTTTAAAAACGATATTGCCAGCAACTGTAGGAAAGAACGACCGCAGTATTCTCTTTCCACAATTGGCAAGAAAGCTCCTCAAAGCTACTAAAGAGGCACTACAAAGCAGCAAAGCTCAAATTGATGAGTTTCCCTTGCTAGACGATGGACGAGTAATTTGGCAAGAGGCAAGAGTAGTACCTCTAGACAAAGACGATGTACTAATCGTGCTTCGAGATCTTACAGAACGCAAAACAGCAGAACTAGAACTTCTAGAAAGCGAGGAACGGTTTCGCAGTGCCTTTGAAAACACGCCAATTGGCACTGCTATTGTTTCCTGTAGTGGTAAGTTTCTCAAAGTCAACAGTTCTTTGTGTAATATTGTTGGTTACACAAAATCAGAACTGCTCACTGCTACCCTACACGACATAACTGCCCTTGAAGATCGACAGCGAGTCTCAGAAATCAGGCAACAAATGTTAGCCGACAACGAGCGAGTTACTCAAAGAGAAATCTGCTGTGTAGATAAATTTGGCAATACTATTAGCTGTTTGCTCAGCTTATCTTTAGTAAAAGACTCTAAAGTTCGACCGCTTTATTTTATCGCTCAAATTCAAGATCTTAGCGATCGCGACAAAATTGACCGACTCAAAGATGAATTTATTTCGATTGTCAGCCACGAACTTCGTACTCCCCTAACCGCAATTAATGGTTCTTTGGGTCTACTCAATACGGGATTTTACAATGATAAATCAGATACGGCAAAAGAACTATTGCAAATTGCCCACAACAATAGCGAACGTATGGTTTGCTTAGTCAACGATATTTTAGACCTGGAGCGGTTGGAGTCAGGGAAATTTAAGTTGGTTAAAGAAAAATGCGATCTTTCTACTTTGCTTCACCAGGCAACTGAGTCGGTTAAAATACTTGCCGATCGAGATGGCATCGAGCTTATTGTCAATTCCTGTTCCTACGAGATCTTAGCCGCACCCAACGCGATCGTACAAACTTTGACTAATCTCTTAACCAATGCGATTAAGTTCTCTCCTCCTGGTTCGACTATCTGGCTTACAGCAGAGCTAATTACTAACAGTTTCTCATCCCTATTCCTCAAATTAGAATCAAAAGACTTTGAAGAGGAATCAAAGGCAATCCTGTTTCAAGTTAAAGATCGAGGACAGGGTATTCCCCAAAATAAATTATTGTCCATATTCGATCGCTTTCAACAAGTAAACATTTCCGACTCTCGCGACAAGAAAGGTACGGGCTTGGGGTTGGCTATTTGTAAGAGCATTGTCGAACAACACGGGGGACGAATTTGGGTCGAAAGTGAATTGGGTATAGGCAGTACGTTTTTCTTTACCTTACCATTGTCGAACTATGAATAA